Within the Wolbachia pipientis genome, the region ATTCCCGACAGGTCATTTAATCTACTTTCGTATAACTTACATTTATTATTTATACCCTTTTTCTTTAAATATTCCAACTGAGGTTTTGCTATATTTTTAAAATCTCCTGTGCCTAAAATGACTGAATTATAGCCACATTTATCTTGTCCTTTTATATCAACAATATGAGTTTCGCTGAGATGCAATAAAGTTACAGCCATGCGACTATTGTCAGAGTATATAGCAGTATGACCAATATTCGTCATTAATAAACCAATTCTCCGTGAATTTATTCTCTTCATTTCCTTCTCCTAAACCTTAACTTCCTTGACTTTTAAATCCACTTCTACGCCAGCAGAAAAAGATAAACCTGTAAGCATCTGCATCATAGTAGGAGTAAGATCATGTAAAACAATCAAACGCCTAGAAGTTCTCATTTCAAACTGTTCACGAGATTTTTTATCAACGTGAGGAGATCTATTAACAATAAATTTAGAATCTTTTCTTGGCAACGCAATCGGACCAGATAATTTTGCACTGGACCGCTTTAATTCATCAACAAATTTTCGAACACACTCCTCCAATAAAGAACAATCGAAAGCCTTAATGTTAATATATATATCTTGCTTCATCTTAGTTACTACACTCACTCCAAAATTTCAGAAACAACACCAGAACCAACAGTTCTACCGCCCTCTCTTACCGCAAAACGCAATCCCTTATCCATTGCTATCGGTACTTGCAATTCTACTTCTACACTCACATTATCTCCTGGCATTACCATCTCCTTCCCATCTAGCAACTTTATGCTCCCAGTTACATCCGTTGTCCTTAAATAAAACTGTGGCTGGTAATTCGCAAAAAATGGTGTATGCCTTCCTCCTTCCTCTTTCTTTAATATATAAACCTCCGCCCTAAACTTTCTATGCGGCGTTATCGTCCCCGGCTTTGCTAATACTTGCCCTCTCTCCACTTCTTCTCTTTTTGTTCCTCTGAGCAATATTCCTACATTGAGTCCTGCACTTCCCTTATCCAACAACTTCTTAAACATTTCTACACCTGTGCATATCGTCTTTTGCGTCGCTTTCAGACCTATTATCTCTATCTCTTCTCCCGTCTTTATCTCTCCCTTCTCTATCCTTCCTGTTACCACCGTTCCTCGCCCCGATATCGAAAATACATCCTCGATTGGCAATAAAAATGGTAAATCCACAGGCCTTGGTGGAACCTCCACATACTCATCTAACTTCTCCATCAATTTATCTATTGATTTCTTTCCATATTCGCTACTATCATCCTCCAGCGCTTTCAATGCAGACCCCACTACCACAGGCACTTCATCCCCTGGAAATCCGTATTTATTCAGCAATTCCCTCACTTCCATTTCCACCAAATCTATCATATCAGCATCAGCAACATCAGCTTTATTTATATACACCACGATATATCCAACACCTACCTGCTTCGCTAGCAATATATGCTCTCTCGTTTGTGGCATTGGCCCATCAACCCCCGACACTACCAATATCGCCGCATCCATCTGTGCTGCACCTACTATCATGTTCTTTACATAGTCAGCATGTCCAGGACAATCAACGTGTGCATAATGCCTTTTTTCCGTCTGATACTCAACATGCGCTGTTGCTATCGTTATCCCCCTTTTCCTTTCTTCTGGCGCCTTATCTATCTGATCGTACGCTACAAAATTTCCATAATGCTTTGTTATCGCCGCTGTTAACGTTGTCTTCCCATGATCCACATGTCCTATTGTTCCCACATTTACATGCGGCTTTCCAAATGCTTCCACTACTGCTGTCATAATTTAAACTTTTCTACCTAAAATACAAATACATCAATAAATAATATGTTGATTTTATAAAAATACAACAAAAAAAAGAGCGGATAGTGGGAATCGAACCCACGTCACTAGCTTGGAAGGCTAGAGCTCTACCATTGAGCTATACCCGCACAATGGAGGAGGTAGGATTCGAACCTACGTACGCAATGCGGACAGATTTACAGTCTGTTACCTTTAACCACTCGGTCACTCCTCCACAAAAATTTGTTAAGAGAACGCTATTTTAGTACCTTAAATCAAGCTTTTATTGTATTTAATACTAAACGCCTAAAATTAAAAAATCAAGCAATAAAACCTACCCTGATTAAAATCATGCAGATTTCATTTTATACAACACAATATTGCCAATAAAACGTCTAAACAAATAATGCGAATCATGCGTACCTGGCGCTTCTTCTGGATGATATTGCGCAGAAAAGACTGAGTAATCCTTCATCATTATTCCCTCTACACTATTATCAAATAGAGAAATGTGAGTAATTTCAACATTACTTGGAAGAGAAGCTGAATCAACAACAAAACCATGATTTTGGCTAGTGATCTCAACTTTTCCACTAACTACATCATAAACTGGATGGTTACTCCCTCGGTGACCAATATCCATCTTGATGGTCTTTGCTCCCAAAGTAATCGCAAGTAATTGATGACCCATGCATATGCCAAAGATTGGTATTTTAGATTTTATAATAATGTCTATTTCTGAAACTACACTTTCTCCTATTTCTTGCGGATTACCAGGACCATTTGAAAGCACTATACCATCTGGATTCATACTCAACACTTTTTGAGCAAAACCTGTGCTTGGTTTGATTAATTCAACTATACAACCAAGTTCTATTAAGCGCGAAACTATACTGATTTTTACGCCAAAATCAACGATTACAACCCTATATTTTGCATTAAGGTCACTTTTAAAATTACTATGCAAGCTAACTTTATTGGTTATTTCTATTCCATTTACAGATTTGTATTTCTTCAATTCATCCAACACATGCGTCTTGCTTGACGGGCATATCATTCCATTTTGAGATCCATGTTTTCTCAAATGTCTCGTCAAAGCTCTAGTATCAACTCCTGATATCCCAATCACGTTATTTCTCTCTAACCAATCATTTAAACTAATATATGAAGAAGGGTGCGACTCAGGCGAAAGCTCCCGTACAACCATGCCACTTGCAAAAACTTTCTCTCCTTCATTATCTTTATGGTTTATTCCAATGTTACCAATATGAGGAAAAGTAAATGTTATAATTTGATCGGCAAAAGAAGGATCAGTTATAGTATGCTGATAACCAGTCATACCAGTGGTAAAACAGACCTCACCTATGCACTTGCCTTTTTTACCTACTGATTTTCCCCAAAAGCACTTGCCATCTTGTAAAACTAAAACCGCACTCTGCACTTAACTCTCTCTTAACTCATTTAAAGTATTATATAAGAATTTCAAATAATACGTAACTCTTTCTAAAACTCCAAATTTAACTATGAAGCAGCAAAAAATAACATGAAAAACTTTTAATACAATCTTTCATATAAATATATAGTTGACTACCTTCATATTTCTGGTAAGGGTGATTCTATTGAGATTTATGATGAAGTAAAAAATTAGCTGAGAGAAGAACTTAATAATGTATATGAAGAATGGAAAAGTAGTGAATTTAATCCAAACTTCAGATTCAAATTAGATGATGGTTATGAAGTAGAAACAACGCTACTGCACATTGCCATTCAATGCAGGAAAAGTGCTGCATGTGCACCACTAGTCCAATGCTTGTTAAATCAGGGAGCTGATCCCAACGTACAAGATAGTCCTTATAGTAGTTTTACCTTAACCTGTGTCCTAATGCCTTTTTTAAACCACCCGTGTCCAATCTTTGAATGTGTGCCAAACCGCGATTCATCAGACCTGCTGCGAATCAAGCGATAAAAAAAAGGAAAGGAGGGTGACTAAAATCAAGGTTAACTAAAAGGCGTGCTTAAGATTTACAATACCAGCAATAATATTGAACCTCAGGTTATATTTTTTCTGAAAATTGCGATAAACATTCGACATAATCTTAAATATCTTTATCTCTCGGATCTTGTTTTCTACTCTCATTCTAAATGATGCTAATCTTCTATTATGCTCTGGAGTTAATGGCTTTTTACGATACTTTTTATATGGAATTATAACATTGCTTTGCAATTTTTGCCAACCTTGATATCCAGAATCGGCATGTTTTATGCTATCAAGTGGTAAATATTTTTCTTGTTTCCTTATGCGGAAATCACTAATTCTACCACGGTATGACTTTGACACTGATAAAATTCTTCCTCCTTCTTCGATAATAATCTCAGTTTTCATAGTGTTGGTTCTTTTTTTTCCTGAATATGATTTCTTCCGTTTTTTACTATCTTCTGGTCTCTGTATTTGCTGTTCTGTAACATCAGCCAAAATCTTCAGTATTTTTTCTGGCGTCATACTTCTATCTTTTGTTATAGTCACTTTTTTGGCGAGTAATGGCTCTATTCTCTTAAGTAACCTACATACATTTGCGTTGTGTACATTGAATAGGCATCCTAAAAATCTATGTGTTATGTAAGTGCGATAGTACAAAATTACGCAAAACAACTTATCTTCCAGAGTTGGTAGTTTTGATCTTCTACCATGACACTTTTTCTGTTTTTCCCATCCAGACCTCACTTTTTCCACTACTTTTTCGAACTCCTCTATAGTTAAACCTGTTATATTACGAAAGTTTCTTGGGTGTTTTTTCATATTATAGTAACTAAAGCTCATTTTTTTTCCTTACTTGATCTGCTTATTCTTCTTCTACCTCTCTCACATCATTTTTTCAATCACCTTTTTCAGCAGGTCTATCGAAGAAAAACAGCTCTTTTTCAGGATACACGACAATAGTTTCATTAAGATTTTTTTTAAACTCCTCTTGTTTACTTTTATCTTGTCCGTTATGCACTGGTCTTGGTGTGATATATGAGAATTTCATTCTTTGCATATTACGGTGTACTGTAGACTTGCTAAACCAAACTTTTCCTGAATTCTTATTCTCGTTTCTTTAATGGTAATGTTGGGATTTTCTCCTAAGAAACTCACTCAACTAACTCTTCTTGTTGAACTAATATGTAGCCAAATTCGCTCGCTTTTTTGATCAAATTTTTTACAGTTCTATCTTTATAGCGTGTTTCATAGTATTCCATTCCTTTTTCTACATATTCCTGTCCGTATTTGAGCATACTATAAAATATGCATGCCATTTTTCTTGCAGTAGCTGTTATTGCTTTTGGTGCTCCTAGTCGTTTTTTCAATCTTCTGTAGTATGCACCCAACGCACTTTTACTATTTCCTACAGAATGAGCAGCTATTCGCAAAGCATTTGCAGCACGGTTAATGACTTTACGTGTTCTTGTGTTAAACACTTTTTCCCCTGTAACTTTATTAGCAGGACTGAGTCCCAACCACGATGAAAAGTGCTTTTCTGTTGGCCATTTACTATGGTTTATACCAACTTCTGAAATTATGGTTTGTATACTTAATACATCAAATCCAGGAATTTTAGTGAAATCCATACCAGTTATTCGGTGCAGTTCCTCATACAAAGCAAAGCTTGGCTTACTTTTGCTATTTTTATTCTTTTGCTTACTTAGCTGTTTGCTTTCACAAGACTTTGTTTCAAACGTTTTATAATAGGCTTCAATATTTCTATCACATTCTGCTATTTTTTCTTGATAAATATTATATAGTTCAAATTCTTGCTTTAGCGTGAATAAGTGTTCCTCTCTATAGTCACCAGCTAACGCTTTTGCAATAGTAGACTGATCATTTTTCATTCGCACGTCCCTGAATTCTGCCAATTTTTCAGAATCTCTTTCGCCTTCAATTATAGTTTCAATGATTTTCATACCAGTTATCCCAGTAATATGACTAATAACCTTGTGTAATTGTATATTCATTTGAATTAATGCCTTCTGCATACGCAGAATATGTGTAGATGCACTTTCAGTGAGATTTTTGCGTTGCCGCACGTAACTGCGCAATACACACATCTGATTATCTGGCCTAAACGATCCATGAAGCAGTCCGTAGCTATGCAGTTGTTGGAGCCATTGGCAATCTTGAACGTCAGACTTCCTACCAGGTACATTCTTTACATGCCGTGCATTTTACCTCGAATTTGTATGACTCAAGTATTTGAAATAAAGGAATCCAATATACTCCTGTTGATTCCATAGCTACTGTTGTAACTTTACACTTTTTCAACCACTGTGCTAAGTTATGAAGGTCTTCAGTAAAGCAGCCAAATTTCTGAACGCGTTCTTCCTTCAGGTACACACACATAGTGTACAGCTGAACCAATGTCTATTCCTGCTGCATTAGGATTCACTATTTCTAATTTACTTTTTGCTTTTTTCATGGTAACCCCTACATATAATTTGTAATAGGGAAACGCTTCAGCTTGGAACGGTTGATAGTACAATCTCCTAACCGAGGTAGTCTAAATGACTCCATCAATGATTTGACCGTTCCTTCCAAAACCATGCTTGCATACGGGCACTTAGGCACCATTGAAAATGTCGGTCATAACTGCAAAGGCGCTCCCTGTACAACTATACTTGAAAACTACTAAAAAC harbors:
- the rpsJ gene encoding 30S ribosomal protein S10, whose amino-acid sequence is MKQDIYINIKAFDCSLLEECVRKFVDELKRSSAKLSGPIALPRKDSKFIVNRSPHVDKKSREQFEMRTSRRLIVLHDLTPTMMQMLTGLSFSAGVEVDLKVKEVKV
- the tuf gene encoding elongation factor Tu produces the protein MTAVVEAFGKPHVNVGTIGHVDHGKTTLTAAITKHYGNFVAYDQIDKAPEERKRGITIATAHVEYQTEKRHYAHVDCPGHADYVKNMIVGAAQMDAAILVVSGVDGPMPQTREHILLAKQVGVGYIVVYINKADVADADMIDLVEMEVRELLNKYGFPGDEVPVVVGSALKALEDDSSEYGKKSIDKLMEKLDEYVEVPPRPVDLPFLLPIEDVFSISGRGTVVTGRIEKGEIKTGEEIEIIGLKATQKTICTGVEMFKKLLDKGSAGLNVGILLRGTKREEVERGQVLAKPGTITPHRKFRAEVYILKKEEGGRHTPFFANYQPQFYLRTTDVTGSIKLLDGKEMVMPGDNVSVEVELQVPIAMDKGLRFAVREGGRTVGSGVVSEILE
- the carA gene encoding glutamine-hydrolyzing carbamoyl-phosphate synthase small subunit, with product MQSAVLVLQDGKCFWGKSVGKKGKCIGEVCFTTGMTGYQHTITDPSFADQIITFTFPHIGNIGINHKDNEGEKVFASGMVVRELSPESHPSSYISLNDWLERNNVIGISGVDTRALTRHLRKHGSQNGMICPSSKTHVLDELKKYKSVNGIEITNKVSLHSNFKSDLNAKYRVVIVDFGVKISIVSRLIELGCIVELIKPSTGFAQKVLSMNPDGIVLSNGPGNPQEIGESVVSEIDIIIKSKIPIFGICMGHQLLAITLGAKTIKMDIGHRGSNHPVYDVVSGKVEITSQNHGFVVDSASLPSNVEITHISLFDNSVEGIMMKDYSVFSAQYHPEEAPGTHDSHYLFRRFIGNIVLYKMKSA
- a CDS encoding transposase; translation: MSFSYYNMKKHPRNFRNITGLTIEEFEKVVEKVRSGWEKQKKCHGRRSKLPTLEDKLFCVILYYRTYITHRFLGCLFNVHNANVCRLLKRIEPLLAKKVTITKDRSMTPEKILKILADVTEQQIQRPEDSKKRKKSYSGKKRTNTMKTEIIIEEGGRILSVSKSYRGRISDFRIRKQEKYLPLDSIKHADSGYQGWQKLQSNVIIPYKKYRKKPLTPEHNRRLASFRMRVENKIREIKIFKIMSNVYRNFQKKYNLRFNIIAGIVNLKHAF